Proteins encoded by one window of Fimbriiglobus ruber:
- a CDS encoding tetratricopeptide repeat protein, with translation MIGPSRYATLLACAFTATAFPTAVTPADAPPGPTAPGKQTASTPDDLVRDLGSAAFPVRERATKELWKLGEAARPALTAGLKSGDAEVAQRAREILDKFDAGVFPDTPPEVLKQIREFRGGTAETQQAVVTALIRLGDPGVAALQKLLAKDVPAENREQLFEHLDLLLRTEVPKVLFEDKVNRAEALLALNAFGPSTTGLLDYATFLHLRGRAKAVTTELDARRKEGGERGDAAANALVFVARAAGNYPLARTVAKELNAGGKLAHLPQSTNSLPPNVYESLLESTGAWSELADGDHGQANSPDGVKIFHLRAAGRTKEADELLDEQKDASSSPFAGSGIDPATLALLANDRPLDAIERMQTLRTTPHLLADLLAARLDFSAALALAPMGKKLEEASGPDIESTRALYDARRGQMLGRLGKRDAAAQLFARVADRAATLNQGSGGQVVKQLVRAEVRSGRYDLACEHFAAAVVRDETNHQRGIPSISSSQLSGYEMLFDADADAAQFWWRVLRKKKPADETVGATMKRVRGLLAGTATKAEFDHALACAGRESSRDINGAMAVAGAFRAAGRLDDAAAELSRFADLPNQAQMEGDDSPNPIGSGARAWVFGTDERFRFWLELGDLLVEQGKFKDAAARYESGWRKYPSNPLLLYFSGRALLKAGEEKEGRRRTELAHWVALGNARLRGRFLEELITRGFAADARRECELIRESGWLCESHLGNVWNQVARASVMFKDFPGAIAANRRAIHYILRTPGVSYVEGHAYLVVPQLANAFAAREALAAGRVDEAVAKAKACLVVTPGNVELVTGVVPELDKIGRKKDADELFRTAWTAHTKLLVDNPDSPWVRYAAAWLAAGCGRELDTALEYAKKAVELDPVPRSYKEALAEVLFRRGDRPAAVAMMKELVTADRRSHYYKRQVERYQTAGFDSPLPEGDDD, from the coding sequence GTGATCGGACCGTCACGCTACGCCACGCTACTCGCGTGCGCTTTCACCGCGACCGCCTTCCCGACGGCCGTCACCCCGGCCGACGCACCTCCCGGCCCGACGGCGCCGGGCAAGCAGACCGCGTCGACGCCGGACGATCTCGTCCGCGATTTGGGTAGTGCGGCTTTTCCCGTGCGCGAGCGGGCCACCAAGGAACTCTGGAAACTCGGCGAGGCCGCCCGCCCCGCGCTGACGGCCGGGCTCAAGAGTGGCGACGCGGAGGTAGCCCAGCGAGCCCGCGAAATCCTCGACAAGTTCGACGCCGGGGTCTTTCCCGACACCCCGCCCGAAGTCCTCAAGCAGATTCGCGAGTTCCGCGGCGGCACCGCGGAGACTCAACAGGCGGTTGTTACCGCGCTGATACGCCTCGGCGATCCGGGTGTCGCCGCACTTCAGAAATTACTGGCGAAGGATGTCCCGGCGGAAAACCGGGAACAGTTATTCGAACACCTGGACCTGCTGCTGCGAACCGAAGTTCCGAAGGTACTGTTTGAAGACAAGGTCAACCGTGCGGAAGCGCTCCTGGCGCTGAATGCGTTCGGCCCCTCGACGACCGGCCTGCTCGACTACGCCACATTCCTGCATTTGCGCGGGCGGGCCAAGGCCGTGACGACCGAACTGGACGCGCGCCGGAAAGAGGGCGGCGAACGAGGAGACGCGGCGGCCAACGCTTTGGTTTTCGTCGCGCGGGCGGCCGGAAACTATCCGCTGGCTCGGACCGTGGCAAAAGAACTGAACGCCGGCGGCAAACTCGCCCACTTGCCCCAGTCGACGAATTCCCTCCCGCCTAACGTTTACGAGTCGCTTCTCGAAAGCACCGGCGCGTGGAGCGAACTGGCCGACGGCGACCACGGCCAGGCCAACAGTCCCGACGGGGTCAAGATCTTCCACCTGCGCGCCGCCGGTCGGACGAAGGAGGCCGATGAGCTACTGGACGAGCAAAAGGATGCCAGCTCGTCCCCCTTCGCCGGCTCCGGCATCGACCCAGCCACACTCGCGCTCCTCGCGAACGACCGCCCGCTCGACGCGATCGAGCGGATGCAAACCCTCCGAACGACCCCGCACTTGTTGGCCGACCTCCTGGCCGCGCGGCTCGATTTCTCGGCCGCCCTCGCCCTGGCTCCCATGGGGAAAAAGCTCGAAGAAGCGTCGGGGCCGGACATTGAGTCCACCCGGGCGTTGTACGACGCCCGCCGCGGCCAGATGCTCGGGCGGCTGGGGAAGCGGGACGCGGCCGCACAGCTGTTCGCCCGAGTGGCGGACCGGGCCGCGACCCTCAACCAGGGCAGCGGCGGGCAAGTCGTGAAACAACTCGTCCGGGCCGAAGTGCGGTCCGGCCGGTACGACCTCGCCTGCGAGCATTTCGCGGCCGCCGTGGTGCGGGACGAGACCAACCACCAGCGGGGCATTCCCTCCATCTCGAGCTCGCAGCTCTCTGGGTATGAAATGCTGTTCGACGCGGACGCGGACGCGGCCCAGTTCTGGTGGCGGGTGCTGCGGAAGAAGAAGCCCGCCGACGAGACGGTCGGGGCGACCATGAAGCGCGTCCGCGGCTTGCTCGCGGGGACGGCGACGAAAGCCGAGTTCGACCACGCCCTGGCTTGCGCGGGTCGCGAGTCTTCGCGCGACATCAATGGCGCGATGGCGGTGGCGGGCGCGTTCCGGGCCGCGGGCCGGCTCGACGACGCCGCGGCCGAACTGTCCCGGTTCGCGGACCTGCCGAACCAGGCCCAAATGGAAGGCGACGATTCACCGAATCCGATCGGGTCGGGGGCGCGGGCGTGGGTGTTTGGCACCGACGAGCGGTTCCGGTTCTGGCTCGAACTGGGCGACCTGTTGGTCGAACAAGGGAAGTTCAAGGACGCGGCCGCCCGGTACGAAAGCGGGTGGCGAAAGTATCCGTCCAACCCGCTCCTGCTTTACTTCTCCGGCCGCGCGCTGCTCAAAGCGGGTGAAGAAAAGGAGGGCAGGCGGCGGACCGAACTCGCGCACTGGGTCGCGCTCGGCAACGCGCGGCTGCGGGGCCGTTTCCTGGAAGAACTCATCACCCGCGGGTTCGCGGCCGACGCCCGCCGGGAATGCGAACTCATCCGCGAGAGCGGCTGGTTGTGCGAGTCCCACCTCGGCAACGTGTGGAATCAAGTCGCGCGGGCGTCGGTCATGTTCAAGGACTTCCCTGGGGCGATCGCGGCCAACCGCCGGGCCATACACTACATTCTCCGAACCCCCGGCGTCTCCTACGTCGAGGGGCACGCTTACCTGGTCGTGCCGCAACTGGCTAATGCGTTCGCCGCGCGGGAGGCGCTGGCCGCCGGGCGGGTCGATGAGGCCGTTGCCAAGGCGAAGGCGTGTCTCGTCGTGACGCCGGGAAACGTCGAACTGGTGACGGGCGTGGTCCCGGAACTCGACAAGATCGGGCGCAAGAAAGACGCCGACGAGTTGTTCAGGACGGCCTGGACGGCGCACACGAAACTGCTGGTCGACAATCCGGACAGCCCGTGGGTGCGGTACGCGGCGGCGTGGCTGGCGGCCGGGTGCGGGCGGGAACTCGATACAGCGCTCGAATACGCGAAGAAAGCGGTGGAACTCGACCCGGTGCCGCGATCTTATAAGGAAGCGTTGGCGGAAGTGTTGTTCCGGCGCGGCGACCGGCCGGCCGCGGTCGCGATGATGAAGGAATTGGTAACGGCCGACCGGCGAAGTCACTATTACAAACGACAAGTCGAGCGGTATCAAACCGCCGGGTTCGACAGCCCCTTACCCGAAGGCGACGACGACTGA
- a CDS encoding metallophosphoesterase, giving the protein MPSHAPKTYLVFGDLHGRVLPAVRLASVWARDHNQPVDGILQVGDLGYFPDPTRLDKATIRHAKDDPLELGVQDIVSYTKIADDVFADAHVAPGLWFTAGNHEDFDELERRAGASGRGPDFVVDAYCRVRGIKDGRAVPFPDGPTVGAIWGVDGAGANRRTNLPDRGYVRERAVTRLLDTPFDVLLCHDAPLDAKRTGYGSELLAHLIHLARPAFAFFGHYKGAGGPSLQDFGCSRVYHLAGFELHGRGGTPEPGSVGVLTWQNGEGRFEYLPDEWTRIFTRHNWKWR; this is encoded by the coding sequence TTGCCGTCGCACGCGCCCAAGACGTATCTGGTCTTCGGCGACTTGCACGGCCGCGTGCTACCCGCGGTCCGGTTGGCCTCCGTGTGGGCCCGGGACCACAACCAGCCGGTCGACGGCATCCTCCAGGTCGGCGACCTGGGGTACTTCCCAGACCCGACCCGATTGGACAAAGCGACCATCCGGCACGCCAAAGATGACCCACTCGAACTCGGTGTGCAAGACATCGTTTCATACACCAAGATCGCGGACGACGTGTTTGCGGACGCGCATGTCGCACCCGGTCTCTGGTTCACGGCCGGTAATCACGAGGATTTCGACGAACTCGAACGCCGGGCCGGAGCCAGCGGCCGCGGCCCTGATTTCGTCGTGGACGCATATTGTCGCGTGCGCGGAATCAAAGACGGCCGCGCCGTCCCGTTCCCGGACGGGCCGACCGTCGGCGCGATCTGGGGCGTCGACGGGGCCGGCGCGAACCGCCGCACCAATCTGCCGGACCGCGGATACGTTCGCGAGCGGGCCGTGACCCGGCTACTCGACACGCCCTTCGACGTACTGCTCTGTCACGACGCACCACTCGACGCCAAACGAACCGGATACGGCAGCGAACTGCTCGCCCATCTGATCCACCTTGCGCGGCCCGCGTTCGCATTTTTCGGCCATTACAAAGGTGCCGGCGGCCCATCACTTCAGGACTTCGGCTGTAGCCGCGTTTACCACCTCGCGGGCTTCGAGTTACACGGCCGGGGTGGTACTCCGGAACCCGGGAGTGTCGGCGTGCTCACGTGGCAAAACGGCGAAGGCCGGTTTGAATACCTGCCGGACGAGTGGACGCGAATATTTACCCGGCACAACTGGAAGTGGCGTTGA